The following are encoded together in the Corticium candelabrum chromosome 1, ooCorCand1.1, whole genome shotgun sequence genome:
- the LOC134193526 gene encoding sel1-repeat-containing protein YbeQ-like encodes MIRCFRPLWWRTLVRRLSVGGIDDYKIDVSSLKERVCRVIEDRAHPEAVRLKQNNLIDVVLSHVVFGDVSEKEIVQTVDEMDSQHVNEVAGDIFNSGATAGQDVIHLAVPLFRLAALRGNVNAKYTYAQLLRTGQGVDSDPSEAAQLFTELAMQGHPYAQLALGSMYSSGLGVEQDVEKAAKLYELSCENGVSQAYHALGQLHLNGRIESDYTEEENEAKAIRCFNQGVRLGDPYSNFSLAHCYTHGKGVEKDEKRAFSHLEIAAKADLPVAIYNMACAYFAGKGVDINFSRAAEWFQKAADLGFAPAQVNLGNMHYHGLGVDKDKEKAKELYLKASVTDRSALDLYEKVVNEETDMQS; translated from the exons ATGATTCGCTGTTTCAGGCCGTTGTGGTGGAGAACGTTAGTCAGAAGGCTGTCAGTTGGTGGAATAGATGATTATAAGA TTGACGTATCCAGTCTAAAGGAGCGTGTCTGTCGGGTTATTGAAGATAGAGCACACCCTGAAGCAGTGCGACTCAAACAGAACAATCTGATAGACGTTGTTCTCAGTCATGTTGTCTTTGGTGATGTCTCTGAAAAGGAAATCGTTCAAACAGTTGATGAGA TGGATTCTCAACATGTGAACGAAGTTGCAGGAGACATTTTTAACTCAGGAGCAACAG CTGGTCAGGATGTTATTCATTTAGCTGTCCCTCTCTTCAGGCTAGCAGCTCTAAGAGGAAACGTGAATGCCAAGTATACGTATGCACAGTTGCTGAGAACAG GTCAAGGTGTTGATTCTGATCCATCCGAAGCTGCACAGTTATTTACTGAACTTGCAATGCAGGGTCATCCTTATGCACAG ttAGCACTGGGAAGCATGTACAGTTCAGGTCTAGGTGTGGAACAGGACGTGGAGAAAGCTGCTAAATTGTATGAG CTGAGTTGTGAGAATGGAGTTTCACAAGCATATCACGCTCTTG GGCAGTTGCATCTGAACGGAAGAATTGAGAGTGACTATACTGAAGAGGAGAATGAAGCAAAAGCTATAAGATGCTTCAACCAAGGAGTCAGGTTGGGAGATCCATATTCAAATTTCTCTCTAGCACACTGCTACACTCATGGTAAAGGAGTAGAGAAAGATGAAAAAAGAGCATTTTCTCACCTTGAGATTGCAGCTAAAGCTGATCTTCCTGTTGCCATCTACAACATGGCGTGCGCATACTTTGCAGGAAAAGGTGTAGATATCAACTTCTCTAGAGCAGCTGAATGGTTCCAGAAGGCTGCAGACTTAGGATTTGCACCGGCGCAAGTCAACCTTGGCAACATGCATTATCATGGATTAGGAGTGGATAAAGACAAGGAGAAGGCTAAAGAATTGTACCTGAAGGCATCTGTAACAGATCGAAGTGCCCTGGATTTGTATGAGAAAGTAGTAAATGAAGAGACAGATATGCAAAGCTGA
- the LOC134193515 gene encoding solute carrier family 53 member 1-like — protein sequence MCHLVMDSGPCSQEEEQLITKGASSDVLPAIVNSAPSDSDQSVASDADDSERLLETVDSDFDETKGGERKIQLPRWCVLCVVIFVILYLALVVIIELKDDLQPPLKMFRGSAFVIALYMLLPVDICAWEKAGLGSSFRKMFFNNPTGKSLPRSEMLRSASFFALIWSLGLGLCLITSNFDRVFFLVWSVSVWSCLIVYGFFVCKCFKLTLPHRSSRLWFVRVVGRVLTAPFWDVEFADFWLADQLCSLTQTMVDFEFTVCYLLVDYHHPGLEICHCPKPLPECIRPMTASNYIRPIVACLPSYWRFAQCMRIAVTKRNLAQLINAGKYMSQFPVVIFSSLAGLAHIKGHNENYRIYISLWIALSLFHSLYVFVWDVVQDWGLCSSMEYGNLILSRQLYYRGTWKYYCAIIIDFFLRFSWSAKLSIQFGVLQSDSNDMIVAILAMLEVLRRFIWNFFRIENEHAKNYANTVLVSPIN from the coding sequence ATGTGCCACCTCGTCATGGATTCAGGACCTTGTAGTCAAGAAGAGGAGCAGTTGATCACGAAGGGAGCCTCTTCGGACGTCTTACCGGCGATTGTGAACTCTGCGCCTTCTGATTCCGATCAGAGTGTGGCGAGCGATGCTGACGACTCCGAAAGATTATTGGAAACCGTGGATTCAGACTTTGATGAGACGAAGGGAGGAGAAAGAAAAATACAATTACCTCGGtggtgtgtgctgtgtgttgtCATCTTTGTCATCCTGTACTTGGCCCTGGTAGTAATCATTGAGTTGAAGGACGATCTGCAGCCTCCACTGAAGATGTTCCGTGGCAGTGCTTTTGTGATTGCTCTCTACATGTTGTTGCCGGTTGACATTTGTGCGTGGGAGAAGGCCGGTCTTGGTTCATCATTCAGGAAAATGTTCTTTAATAATCCTACAGGAAAATCTTTGCCGAGATCGGAGATGCTGAGATCGGCCTCTTTCTTTGCTTTAATTTGGTCATTGGGATTAGGACTGTGTTTGATCACCTCTAATTTCGATCGAgtcttttttcttgtttggTCTGTTTCGGTGTGGTCTTGTCTGATTGTGTATGGATTTTTTGTCTGTAAATGTTTCAAGCTGACTTTGCCACATCGGTCGTCTCGTCTCTGGTTTGTTCGAGTTGTGGGTCGCGTGCTGACTGCTCCCTTTTGGGACGTAGAGTTTGCCGATTTTTGGCTTGCTGATCAACTGTGTAGTCTCACACAGACGATGGTGGATTTCGAGTTCACAGTCTGTTATCTGTTAGTCGATTACCATCATCCTGGACTGGAGATTTGCCACTGTCCAAAGCCTCTTCCTGAATGCATACGCCCGATGACGGCAAGCAATTACATTCGGCCGATTGTAGCTTGCCTACCATCGTATTGGCGATTTGCTCAATGTATGAGAATAGCTGTGACAAAACGGAATCTAGCACAGCTCATTAATGCTGGAAAGTACATGTCTCAGTTTCCTGTTGTTATATTCTCATCTCTTGCCGGCCTGGCGCATATCAAAGGGCACAATGAGAATTATAGGATATATATTTCGTTATGGATTGCATTGTCTCTTTTTCACAGtctttatgtgtttgtgtgggaTGTTGTTCAGGACTGGGGCCTGTGTAGCAGCATGGAGTATGGTAATTTGATTTTGTCTCGCCAACTTTACTACAGAGGAACGTGGAAGTACTACTGCGCCATCATCATAGACTTCTTCCTTCGATTCTCGTGGTCGGCCAAACTCAGCATTCAGTTTGGTGTCTTACAGAGTGACAGCAATGATATGATAGTTGCTATACTTGCCATGCTAGAAGTGCTCAGGAGATTCATCTGGAACTTCTTTCGCATCGAGAATGAACATGCAAAGAACTATGCGAACACGGTCCTCGTCtctccaattaattaa